One Brassica napus cultivar Da-Ae chromosome A1, Da-Ae, whole genome shotgun sequence genomic region harbors:
- the LOC106377523 gene encoding heterogeneous nuclear ribonucleoprotein 1: protein MGSRSRNENFQSGDGASPGKIFIGGLHKDTTNTEFNKHFGKYGEITDSVIMRDRHTGLPRGFGFITFADPSVVDQVIDDTHSFNGKQVEIKRTIPKGAGGGGNQSKDFKTKKIFVGGIPSSVTEDELKDFFAKYGTIVEHQIIRDHETNRSRGFGFVIFDSEEVVDELLSKGNMVDMADTKVEIKKAEPKKSSNRSPPSYGSHPRGRSSFNDSYGGPYGGPYGGFDGGYGPPPGPIRSHGGPPSRFAAGYGYGRGGVGPEFGGGYGGYGGGSLGYRSEPPLGYSSRFGPYGSGFGGEGYGGGGGGGGYGRGGGEGYGGYGGGPGYGGGFESGGPGGSYEGAGGPGPYGRGYSSSSRYHPYAR from the exons ATGGGATCCAGATCTCGCAACGAAAACTTTCAATCCGGCGATGGCGCTAGCCCAGG GAAGATATTCATCGGAGGATTACACAAGGACACCaccaaca CTGAGTTCAATAAGCACTTTGGCAAGTACGGAGAGATTACAGACTCGGTGATAATGAGAGATCGACACACGGGACTCCCTAGAGGTTTCGGTTTCATCACCTTTGCTGATCCTTCTGTTGTTGATCAAGTCATCGATGACACTCATTCCTTCAATGGCAAacag GTTGAGATCAAGAGGACGATTCCTAAAGGTGCTGGTGGTGGTGGGAATCAGTCTAAGGATTTCAAGACTAAGAAGATTTTTGTTGGTGGTATACCCTCTTCGGTTACTGAAG atgaGCTCAAGGACTTTTTTGCAAAGTATGGGACCATAGTGGAGCACCAGATTATCCGAGACCATGAGACAAACAGGTCCCGAGGTTTCGGTTTTGTGATTTTCGACAGCGAGGAGGTTGTTGATGAGTTGTTGTCTAAAGGAAACATGGTCGACATGGCGGACACTAAG GTGGAGATCAAGAAAGCCGAACCAAAGAAATCTTCGAACCGTTCACCTCCTTCTTATGGTAGTCACCCTAGAGGCCGTTCTTCCTTTAACGATAGTTATGGCGGACCTTACGGTGGACCTTACGGAGGTTTTGATGGAGGGTATGGTCCTCCTCCAGGTCCCATTAGGTCACATGGAGGTCCTCCTAGTAGGTTTGCTGCGGGGTACGGGTATGGTCGTGGCGGTGTAGGCCCTGAGTTTGGAGGAGGGTATGGTGGCTATGGGGGTGGTAGTTTAGGTTACAGGAGTGAACCACCCCTTGGCTATTCTAGTCGTTTTGGACCCTATGGAAGCGGGTTTGGTGGTGAGGGCtatggaggtggtggtggtggtggagggtATGGTCGTGGAGGAGGGGAAGGCTACGGGGGATATGGTGGTGGCCCAGGTTATGGTGGGGGGTTTGAATCAGGTGGCCCAGGTGGCAGTTATGAAGGAGCAGGTGGTCCTGGCCCATATGGCAGAGGTTATAGTAGCAGTAGTCGATACCATCCATATGCAAGATAG